The genomic segment AGACGCGGCCGTCAACGGCAGGGCAATATGTGGCGACGTTGCACAAACTGCCGGCTGCGTGTACCCACCCCGACATGGGGCGAAAGGCAATGACCGCGCGTCCGCGTGCGCGGCGTCGACGCGGTACGGCTCTTGCGCGCAACGCGCGCCGGTTCGCCATTGCATTGGCGGTGCTGATCGCGCTGCCCTTCCTGCTTGTCCCCGTCTATGCCGTCGTCGATCCGCCAGTTTCCGCGCTGATGCTGTGGCGGCTTCTGGAGGGGCGCGGTATCGCCCATCAATGGGTCGATCTTGAGGACATCGCGCCGGTCCTGCCAGCCACCATGATCATGACCGAGGATGGCCGTTTCTGCACCCATCACGGCGTCGACTGGGAGGCGGTTCAACAGGTGGTGGAGGAAGCGAGCGACGGCGGCGAGCCGCGCGGCGCGAGCACCATTCCCATGCAGACGGTCAAGAACCTGTTCTTGTGGCCGTATCGTTCCTACGCCCGTAAGGTGTTCGAGGTGCCTCTTGCCTATTGGCTCGATCTCGTCTGGAGCAAGCGGCGGATCATCGAGGTCTATCTCAACATGGTTGAGCTCGGCCCTGGCATCTATGGTGCTCAGGCAGCGGCCCGGCACTTTTTCGGTAAGGATGCAAGAAACCTGACAGCACGCGAGGCAGGCTTGCTCGCCGCCGTGTTGCCCAACCCGATTGCCCGGTCGGCGGGTCGACCAGGGCCATTGACGCGGCAACTCGCAATGCGCGCTCAAGAGCGCGGCCGGATCGCTGGCGCCTATGTCGGCTGCATCCAATAGAAAGGCTTCTCTGCAAATCGGATCGTGCGCCATTGCCGTCAGGGAGGTCGTGGTCTTGGTTTACGTTTACGCGCGCGGGTGGGCGCGGGCATAGACCTCCAATAGGTGCCGCTCGTCGACCTCGGTATAGATTTGCGTCGTCGACAGGCTGGCGTGGCCCAATAGTTCCTGGATGGTGCGCAGATCGCCGCCGGCGGAAAGAAGGTGAGTGGCGAAGGAATGGCGCAGCGCATGCGGCGTGGCGCTGTCCGGCAGGCCGAGGACCGTGCGCAGCCGTTCCACCGTCAGCTCGACGATGCGCGGCGACAAGCGTCTGCCTTTGGCGCCGATGAAAAGCGGACCGTCTGCGCTCAGCGCATGGGGGCAGAGGTCCAGATAGATGCGGATCGCTTGACGCACGGCGGGCAATACCGGCACCAGGCGCGTCTTGCCGCCCTTGCCGGTCACCCGCAGCATGTCGTCGCGCTGGGGCAGCGGCGCGTCCTTGAGGTTGAGGCCCAGCGCTTCGGAAATACGCAGGCCCGATCCATAGAGGAGGGCCAGCACGGCGGCGTCCCGGGCGCCAATCCAAGGTTCGACGCCGGGGCCGACATGGGTTTCGGCCGAGGCGAGCGCCCGCGCCTTGACGGCGGAAACCGGCTTCGGCAGTCCGTGGCGCCGTTTCGGCGGGCGGATGGCGTAAACGGCAGCCGAATCCGCAAGGCCGGCGCGCTCCAGATAGCGGTAGAAGGAG from the Hyphomicrobiales bacterium genome contains:
- a CDS encoding tyrosine recombinase XerC, coding for MAATDAARMADQWLAYLSDERRAPKTTRAAYARDLRQFLEFLRGHLGGPARLSDLAALSPADVRAFLARRRMEGITGRSLARTLSAVRSFYRYLERAGLADSAAVYAIRPPKRRHGLPKPVSAVKARALASAETHVGPGVEPWIGARDAAVLALLYGSGLRISEALGLNLKDAPLPQRDDMLRVTGKGGKTRLVPVLPAVRQAIRIYLDLCPHALSADGPLFIGAKGRRLSPRIVELTVERLRTVLGLPDSATPHALRHSFATHLLSAGGDLRTIQELLGHASLSTTQIYTEVDERHLLEVYARAHPRA
- the mtgA gene encoding monofunctional biosynthetic peptidoglycan transglycosylase, giving the protein MTARPRARRRRGTALARNARRFAIALAVLIALPFLLVPVYAVVDPPVSALMLWRLLEGRGIAHQWVDLEDIAPVLPATMIMTEDGRFCTHHGVDWEAVQQVVEEASDGGEPRGASTIPMQTVKNLFLWPYRSYARKVFEVPLAYWLDLVWSKRRIIEVYLNMVELGPGIYGAQAAARHFFGKDARNLTAREAGLLAAVLPNPIARSAGRPGPLTRQLAMRAQERGRIAGAYVGCIQ